actacagcagtgtggcgtggcatggagtcgatcagtctgtggcactgctcaggtgttatgagagcccaggttgctctgatagtggtcttcagctcttctgcattcttgggtttggcatatcgcatcttcctcttcaaaaTACACCattgattttctatggggttaaggtcaggtgagtttgctgaccaattaagaacagggataccatggtccttaaaccaggtactgataACTTTgccactgtgtgcaggtgccaagtcctgttagaaaatgaaatctgcatctccataaagttggtcagcagcaactttttgatgatattctaattatatgaccagcacctgtatgtgcgtatatatatacattacctaTATAGTGTACAATTTGAGtgtaaaatatacttaatttttagatttaatattattaaactgTGGTAAAGTTCGTAAGATTTAAACTGTACTCACGCCATGCTGAACGAGGGTTTGGCATCCTGATCAGACATGGAGGCTAAGACATGCTGAGGGAAACCTGAGCAAATTATTACACACAATAAAGATATTGtagaaaattacatttgaaatattgtaCCTTGCACTAATACAAACTTTCCCAGACTGATCCTTGACTGCTTCACATTTACGGAGCAGTGAAGACacaacattaaacacacaaattaaaatgacaaacagCAGAGCATTCACAGTTCTACAAATTTCTTGTATACTTTGGCTAATTTTTAACTAAGCTTTCAGCTACCAGTAATAAGTGTTGCACTTGCATCATTTTACCCAATTTAAATTGTGTAAATGTGGTGAAAATGACTGTGTGATTACCCATGCGTATGAGGGAGCACTCTGAAGAGGAGCTGGCAGGAGGCGGCTTCACATGCAGCATCAGCAGCTCTTTAAAATGAATCTCATCCAATATCACATTGTAGGATCCTATTGGGCCCAACATAATTAGAAaacataagtaaaaataaattatggaaCCATGTTAAGATACGACTACCGACCTCCAGTTTCTCTTGTGAGAATGGTGCACACTCGAACCTCTGCTGACAGGCCTATCACAGACACTCTGATCTTCAAAGCATTCAGAGTCTATTGGTATATTAAAAAGATGATCACAAAGAAGTCGATGTTCATCAAACATTACAGTATGCAGCCATTTATTCAAACTCACTTTGATAAGCTCATAGATGTTGGCTGGGTCACAGGTAGTAAGACTGCTGAAAATAACCAGGATCTCTTTGCTTGTATGAGCAGGCATGTGTCTGCATGAAAACAGAAATATGGTTACTGGTGAGTACAAATCCAGTGCTACTACTAAACTGTAAGCATCACTGCTGCATTTCAATTCCAGATGAAAGCGCTACACGCTGAATTGTGCCTTACTTCAGAGTCTGCATAGCCATGTTGAGAGAGTTGTAGAGAGATGGTTCACCAACACATGTGGCGTCCACCGCTTTCTTCAGGGCTGCTATATGCTTCTTAGGGTTCCCTGGTAAAAGTAAAATACCGGTAATGTCACGTGATGATGATAATGACAAAGAAAACTTCTCAAAACATGTAAACATAATACTAATGCATCAACCTGCAAGATCAGTAAGCTTCTCCGCCCTCTTGTTCTTGGTGGTAATGATCCCAATCTGTGACAATACGGTACTGTTAACAGCAGAAGCTGCACACATAGTGAACACTCACAGACGGATACAGAGTCAAGTGCATTACCTGACTGATTGGATTCTGGTCAAAGTATTCCTCCACAAAAAACTCCATCAGCTAAAGGATGCAAAATGAAAGATCAGTTTTGACACCTTTTCATACAATGTTAGGCTACTATATGCCACTATAGATGCAGTGCTACTAACCTTCAAGGTTGAGGTCAGCCTGTTGGGCTTCAGGTCTTGATCTTCCATTGATCTAGATGAGTCAATGATCACAAAGAGATGCCGCATCTAGTTTAGTGGGATTTATATGCATGGTTATGATCAGTCTTCAATAACGAGAAATAATGCTAAACTATGGAGGACAGTAAAATGCATCTCACCATCCCAAGCCGAACTTGTCCATGACCCTCAAACACTCTGTAATGTGACCGAGAGACTGCAAGTGAATCTCAAAGCAATATGCAATCagctcaaactgatttttaatatttgcatttgaGTGCTGTACCTTTTCCTCTTTGCCTGGAAAAGAATGTCCTCCACAGTAGCTTTGAGGGATCCAGATTCATCCTCCTTCAGCACCTCCCTGAGAGAGACATATGTCAACAGCTCATTATAGTGTATGTGTTCTCATGTACTTTAGCAAATATCAGTCTTGTGATGCGCCTTATTGTTTAGCCATAGTTACAGGTCATAGTT
Above is a window of Carassius carassius chromosome 4, fCarCar2.1, whole genome shotgun sequence DNA encoding:
- the LOC132139769 gene encoding general transcription factor IIH subunit 2-like encodes the protein MDEEPERAKRWEGGYERTWEVLKEDESGSLKATVEDILFQAKRKRVFEGHGQVRLGMMRHLFVIIDSSRSMEDQDLKPNRLTSTLKLMEFFVEEYFDQNPISQIGIITTKNKRAEKLTDLAGNPKKHIAALKKAVDATCVGEPSLYNSLNMAMQTLKHMPAHTSKEILVIFSSLTTCDPANIYELIKTLNALKIRVSVIGLSAEVRVCTILTRETGGSYNVILDEIHFKELLMLHVKPPPASSSSECSLIRMGFPQHVLASMSDQDAKPSFSMAHLDSTGEPGLTLGGYYCPQCRAKYTELPVECKACGLTLVSAPHLARSFHHLFPLEAFQETPLEEYKGERFCEACQGELKDKSIFTCLACKKVFCVECDLFIHDTLHCCPGCMQTDRTS